The DNA sequence AAACACCAAATATGAACAACAGGAACAACAAGACTTATATGTCCCATACGTTCTCTTCTTACTTTTTTTTCAGTGATTTCAACGCCGCATCTATCACAAACAATACCTTTGTAACGAATTCTTTTATACTTACCACAAGCGCATTCATAATCTTTTACTGGACCAAAAATTCGTTCACAAAAAAGTCCATCTCTTTCTGGTTTATGAGTTCGATAATTAATTGTTTCCGGTTTTAATACTTCTCCGTGAGATTCCTTTAATATGATTTCTGGAGAAGCTAGTCGAATAGTAATTTTATTGAATTTATTTTTTTTTTTTCTATTCATTTTTTGATTTTATCATTAATATAAAATGTAATACAAAAGAATTTATTCTTCCATACGAATATCTAACCCTAATCCTTTTAATTCATAACAAAGAACATTAAAAGATTCTGGATTATTAGGTTCAGGCATAGGATCTCCTTTTACTATGGATTCATAAGTTTTAGCTCTTCCAGAAACATCATCTGATTTAACAGTTAAAATTTCGCGTAAAATATTAGATGCTCCAAAAGCTTCCAATGCCCAAACTTCCATTTCTCCAAAACGTTGTCCTCCAAATTGAGCTTTTCCTCCTAAAGGTTGTTGAGTGATTAAAGAATAAGGACCTATTGAACGGGCATGCATTTTATCATCTACCATATGACCTAATTTTAACATATATATTACTCCTACAGTAGCAGGTTGATCAAATCTTTCTCCTGTGCCTCCATCAAATAAATAAGTTGTTCCAAAACGTGGGATTTTTGCTTTATCTGTATATTTACAAATTTCTTTTATAGTTGCCCCATCAAAGATAGGAGTTGAAAATTTCATATTTAATTTCTGACCTGACCATCCTAATACAGTTTCATATATTTGACCTATATTCATTCTAGAAGGAACTCCTAAAGGATTTAATACAATATCTACAGGACTTCCATCTTCTAAAAAAGGCATATCTTCTTCTCTTAAAATTCTAGCTACTACTCCTTTATTTCCATGTCTTCCTGCCATTTTATCTCCTACTTTTAATTTTCTTTTTTTAGCGATATACACCTTAGCCATTTTAATAATTCCTGAAGGTAATTCATCACCAACAGTAATAGAGAATTTTTTATGTTTAAATATACTATTTAAGTCATTTACCGCTATTTTATAATTATGCAAAATTTCTGATACCAAATTATTGGTATCAATATTATCAGTCCAATTACTAGAATAAATTTCTATATAATTTTGTATACTATTTAGTATTTTTGTATTAAACTTGGTTCCTTTTTTTATAAGTTCTTGTTTTTTATCACTTAAAATGGAATTATGACATATTTTGTCATCTAAAATAGATTGTAGTTTTTTGATCAATAAATTTCTAATAAACAAAAATTTTTTTTCATATTCTTTTTCTAAATGTGTTATTTTAATTTTATCCTGAATTCTAGATATTTTATCTTTTATACTTCTAGTAAATAATTTTGTGTCTATAACAATTCCGAACAATGATGGTTCAGCTCTTAAAGAGGCATCTTTAACATTTCCTGCTTTATCTCCAAAAATAGCTCTTAGTAGTTTTTCTTCTGGTGTAGGATCAGATTCTCCTTTTGGAGTTATTTTTCCAATGAGAATATCTCCAGGTTTTACTTCAGCTCCTACTCTTATAATTCCATTTTCATCTAAATCTTTAGTAGCGTCTTCACTTACGTTAGGAATATCATTAGTAAATTCTTCCATTCCTAATTTTGTATCACGAACATCTAAAGAATACTCATCTATATGTATAGAAGTAAACCAATCTTCATTTACCACTTTTTCTGAAATTAAAACAGCATCTTCAAAATTATATCCATTACATGGAATAAAGGCAGCTTTCAAATTTTTTCCTAACGCCAATTCTCCATTTTCTGTAGCATATCCTTCACATAAAATTTGTCCTTGAACAACTCTCATTCCTTTTTTTACAATAGGTTTCAAAGTTATACATGTATTTTGATTTGTTTTTCTAAATTTTATTAAATCATAAACTTGTATTTTAGAATCAAAACTTACTAAATCTTCTTTATATGTTTTATCATAACGAATAATTATTTTTCTTGCATCAACATATTCTACAAATCCATTTTTTTTTGCATTAATCAATATACGAGAATCTATTGCTACTTGTTCCTCTAATCCGGTTCCTACAATAGGAGCATCAGGTTTTAATAATGGAACTGCTTGACGCATCATATTAGACCCCATTAAAGCTCTATTTGCATCATCATGTTCTAAAAAAGGAATAAGAGAAGCAGATATAGAAGCTATTTGATTTGGAGCTACATCTATATAATTTACTTGATTAGGTTTTACTATAGGAAAATCTCCTCCTTCACGTGCTATAATCCTATCGGACAAAAAAAAACCATGTTGATCAATGGCATTAGCTTGTGCTATAATTCTTCCTTCTTCTTCTTCTGCACTTAAATATTTTACTTCAGATTTTAAATTTACTTTTTTATTAAAAACAATTCGATAAGGTGTTTCAACAAATCCCATATGATTTATCTTTGCAAATACAGAAAGAGAAGAGATCAATCCTATATTAGGTCCTTCTGGAGTTTCTATAGGACATAATCTTCCATAATGAGAATAATTTACATCTCTAACTTCAAAACCGGCTCTTTCTCTAGATAGACCACCTGGTCCTAATGCAGAAAGTCTTCTTTTATGAGTTATCTCAGATAAAGGATTTGTTTGATCCATAAATTGAGATAATTGATTTGTTCCAAAAAAAGTATTTATAACGGATGATAAAGTTTTAGCATTAATAAGATCTACAGGCATAAAAACTTCATTATCACGAACATTCATTCTTTCTCTTATAGTTCTAGCCATTCTAGCTAAACCAATACTAAATTGGGTATAAAGTTGTTCTCCTACTGTTCTTACTCGTCTATTGGATAAATGATCAATGTCATCTACTTCTCTTTTAGAATTAAACAAGGCATTTAAATGTTCTACTATTGCAATAATATCTTTTTTAGTTAAAACTAAATAATTAGGATCTATATTTAATCCAAGACGTTTATTTAAACGATATCTTCCAACAGGACCTAAACTATATCTAGTATCAGAAAAAAAAAGTTTATCTATAATTCCTCTTGCGGTTTCCTCATCTGGAGGTTCAGTATTTCTAAGTTGTCTATAAATATATTCTACTGCTTCTTTTTCAGAATTAGTTGGATCTTTATGTAGGGTATTATAAATAATAGAATAATCTTTTTTTCTTTCTCCTTCTTTATGCAATAAAATAGTCTTTATTTCATGATGAATCATAAGATCAAGATGTTCTTCTTTCAAAAGAATATTTCTATCTATAAGAATCTCATTTTTTTCTACAGATAAAACTTCTCCTGTATCTTCATCAACAAAATCTTCATGCCAGATTTTCAAAACTCTAGCTGCTAAAGTTCTATTCAATATGTTTTTTTCGTTTCCTTTTATTTCTATTTCTTCAGCTAAATCAAATATTTCCAATATTTCTTTGTCTCTTTCATACCCTATTGCACGCAATAAAGTTGTCATAGGTAATTTTTTCTTTCTATCAATATATGCATACATGATATTATTGATATCTGTAGCAAATTCTATCCATGATCCTTTAAATGGAATTATTCTAGCGGAATAAAGTTTAGTTCCATTAGCATGATGGGATTGACCAAAAAAAACACCAGGAGAACGATGTAATTGAGATACAATAACTCTTTCTGATCCATTAAAAATAAAAGAACCAGATGGAGTCATATAAGGATATGTTCCTAAATAAACATCTTGATATACAGTTTCAAAATCTTCATGATCTGGATCAGTACAATATAATTTTAATTTAGCT is a window from the Blattabacterium cuenoti STAT genome containing:
- the rpoB gene encoding DNA-directed RNA polymerase subunit beta is translated as MVNTEKKRITFASVAKQVKYPDFLDIQIKSFKEFFQLDAKPENRKNEGLFKAFTENFPISDARNSFVLEFKGYSIDSPRYSIEECIERGLTYSVPLKAKLKLYCTDPDHEDFETVYQDVYLGTYPYMTPSGSFIFNGSERVIVSQLHRSPGVFFGQSHHANGTKLYSARIIPFKGSWIEFATDINNIMYAYIDRKKKLPMTTLLRAIGYERDKEILEIFDLAEEIEIKGNEKNILNRTLAARVLKIWHEDFVDEDTGEVLSVEKNEILIDRNILLKEEHLDLMIHHEIKTILLHKEGERKKDYSIIYNTLHKDPTNSEKEAVEYIYRQLRNTEPPDEETARGIIDKLFFSDTRYSLGPVGRYRLNKRLGLNIDPNYLVLTKKDIIAIVEHLNALFNSKREVDDIDHLSNRRVRTVGEQLYTQFSIGLARMARTIRERMNVRDNEVFMPVDLINAKTLSSVINTFFGTNQLSQFMDQTNPLSEITHKRRLSALGPGGLSRERAGFEVRDVNYSHYGRLCPIETPEGPNIGLISSLSVFAKINHMGFVETPYRIVFNKKVNLKSEVKYLSAEEEEGRIIAQANAIDQHGFFLSDRIIAREGGDFPIVKPNQVNYIDVAPNQIASISASLIPFLEHDDANRALMGSNMMRQAVPLLKPDAPIVGTGLEEQVAIDSRILINAKKNGFVEYVDARKIIIRYDKTYKEDLVSFDSKIQVYDLIKFRKTNQNTCITLKPIVKKGMRVVQGQILCEGYATENGELALGKNLKAAFIPCNGYNFEDAVLISEKVVNEDWFTSIHIDEYSLDVRDTKLGMEEFTNDIPNVSEDATKDLDENGIIRVGAEVKPGDILIGKITPKGESDPTPEEKLLRAIFGDKAGNVKDASLRAEPSLFGIVIDTKLFTRSIKDKISRIQDKIKITHLEKEYEKKFLFIRNLLIKKLQSILDDKICHNSILSDKKQELIKKGTKFNTKILNSIQNYIEIYSSNWTDNIDTNNLVSEILHNYKIAVNDLNSIFKHKKFSITVGDELPSGIIKMAKVYIAKKRKLKVGDKMAGRHGNKGVVARILREEDMPFLEDGSPVDIVLNPLGVPSRMNIGQIYETVLGWSGQKLNMKFSTPIFDGATIKEICKYTDKAKIPRFGTTYLFDGGTGERFDQPATVGVIYMLKLGHMVDDKMHARSIGPYSLITQQPLGGKAQFGGQRFGEMEVWALEAFGASNILREILTVKSDDVSGRAKTYESIVKGDPMPEPNNPESFNVLCYELKGLGLDIRMEE